One Mycolicibacterium sp. TUM20985 genomic window, CAAGCCACAGGTGCTCGGGCTGCTGCTGGTGCTCGCGGGTGCGGCGATCCGCTTGCGCGGACATCCGGACGTCGGAATGTTGATCCTGGCCGGGCTCTTCGCCGTCATCACGGCACCGGTGGTGGCCAACCGGGTGGGCCAGCTCGCCTACCGCGAACGCAGTTTCCGCGAAGACCTTCTGATCAACGACGAGATGCCAGACCAGAGCGACGACCGGGAGTAAGCGGCCGCTAGTCCGCGGGACCTTCGTCGGTGAGCTGGAATTCGACCATCGCGGCTACGGTCTCCACGGCGTCGCGCAGTACGTCGAGCCGCTTGGCCGCCGACGGCGCCTCGAGCACCGAGTATCGGTCGGCCTGCCCCATGGGCACCCGGGACGCCAACGCGTACAACCGCTTTCCCGCGTCGTCACCGGGCTCCGGCTCCCCGAGCAGTTCCTGCCGGGGCGGCAACATCGCCTCTCGGGCCGACGCGATGCGTTCGAACAGCTCCATCAGCCGGTCCTCGACGACCCCGATGTCGTCACCGGTCACGTTCGGCCCCGGCTCGTCCGGCCACGGTTCTACCTCCGCCTGAGGGTAAGGATCGTCGTCGAGCCACGACGTCACCCGAATGCGCTCCCGCATCTCGCAGTCGAGCACGAAACGGCCCTCACCTAGATCCTGGAAGTCGACGATGTGCGCCATCGAGCCCACATCACATCGCACGTCGTCACCTCCGACCTCGCGGCCGGCGGCGATCAGTACGACGCCGAACTCCCTTGCGTCGTCCAGGCATTGGCGTACCAACGCGGAGTAACGCGGCTCGAAGATGCGCAGCGGAAGGTCCTCGCCGGGCAGCCGCACGGACTCCAGCGGGAACATCGGCCTGATGGTCATGGCTAGAGCACCAGCTCGGCGATCAACATGTCGACGACGGCCCGCAGATCCCCGTCGGTGGCCTCGGCGACGCGGCGCTGACGCTGATACGACGCACCGACGCGGTAGATCTCCGACACCTGCGAGAGCTCATCGGCACAGCCCAACGACTTCGCGACGGGTTCCAGTCGGTTCAGCAGATCGTCGAGGTCCTCGGTGACGAGCCGTTCGTTGCTGTCCTCGTCGAGGATGATCACCGCGTCCAGG contains:
- a CDS encoding LON peptidase substrate-binding domain-containing protein is translated as MTIRPMFPLESVRLPGEDLPLRIFEPRYSALVRQCLDDAREFGVVLIAAGREVGGDDVRCDVGSMAHIVDFQDLGEGRFVLDCEMRERIRVTSWLDDDPYPQAEVEPWPDEPGPNVTGDDIGVVEDRLMELFERIASAREAMLPPRQELLGEPEPGDDAGKRLYALASRVPMGQADRYSVLEAPSAAKRLDVLRDAVETVAAMVEFQLTDEGPAD
- a CDS encoding monovalent cation/H(+) antiporter subunit G encodes the protein MTAGGVLDVLAAVLVLAGSALALTAALGVLRFPDSLSRMHAASKPQVLGLLLVLAGAAIRLRGHPDVGMLILAGLFAVITAPVVANRVGQLAYRERSFREDLLINDEMPDQSDDRE